From Bordetella flabilis, the proteins below share one genomic window:
- the rpsJ gene encoding 30S ribosomal protein S10, with protein sequence MKNQKIRIRLKAFDYKLIDQSAAEIVDTAKRTGAVVRGPVPLPTRIRRYDVLRSPHVNKTSRDQFEIRTHQRLMDIVDPTDKTVDALMRLDLAAGVDVEIALE encoded by the coding sequence ATGAAAAACCAGAAGATCCGTATCCGCTTGAAGGCGTTCGACTACAAGCTGATCGATCAGTCGGCTGCTGAAATCGTCGATACCGCCAAGCGTACCGGTGCGGTCGTGCGTGGTCCGGTCCCGCTGCCTACGCGTATCCGTCGTTATGACGTCCTGCGTTCGCCGCACGTCAACAAGACGTCGCGTGACCAGTTCGAAATCCGTACCCATCAGCGCCTGATGGACATCGTCGATCCCACCGACAAGACCGTCGACGCGCTGATGCGCCTGGACCTGGCCGCCGGCGTGGACGTCGAAATCGCGCTGGAGTAG
- a CDS encoding FHA domain-containing protein, whose amino-acid sequence MKLALIGRTDNQPTHPLEATFQAPGGTIGRGQHNRMILPDTQPPLCRVQAVVRQDDNGWHLANLSEMAAVTVNGQPLRRRDDARLRHGDKVTIGNYVLQAHDEATGDGAACSTSDVFGDLIGPGTLPVASVSDLTMHPFDMESAAVRNPDDPLTQLPVADWHGDGLPRDPLALFPHTGEATHQPLSDPTPAMLPAEDPLASRRTGAIADALRSDSPAWRDAPMRDDTPEYGNPLPPPKIRR is encoded by the coding sequence ATGAAGCTCGCCTTGATCGGTCGCACCGACAACCAGCCGACCCACCCATTGGAAGCCACCTTCCAAGCCCCTGGCGGCACCATAGGCCGTGGCCAGCACAACCGGATGATCCTGCCCGATACGCAGCCGCCGCTGTGCCGCGTACAAGCGGTGGTCAGGCAGGACGATAACGGCTGGCACCTGGCGAACCTCAGCGAGATGGCAGCGGTGACCGTCAACGGCCAGCCCCTGCGCCGCCGCGACGACGCCCGCTTGCGCCATGGCGACAAGGTGACGATCGGCAATTACGTTCTGCAGGCCCACGACGAAGCGACGGGCGATGGCGCGGCATGTTCCACGTCCGATGTGTTCGGCGACCTGATCGGCCCCGGCACATTGCCGGTGGCCAGTGTCTCCGACCTGACCATGCATCCCTTTGACATGGAAAGCGCGGCGGTGCGTAATCCCGACGATCCGCTGACACAGCTGCCCGTGGCGGACTGGCACGGCGATGGATTGCCACGCGACCCCTTGGCGCTGTTCCCGCATACCGGTGAAGCGACGCATCAGCCTCTGTCCGACCCGACTCCCGCCATGCTGCCCGCCGAAGACCCACTGGCGAGCCGACGCACCGGCGCCATTGCGGACGCGCTCCGCTCCGACAGTCCTGCCTGGCGGGATGCGCCCATGCGCGACGACACGCCGGAGTATGGCAACCCGTTGCCGCCGCCGAAAATACGCCGCTGA
- the tuf gene encoding elongation factor Tu, translating to MAKGKFERTKPHVNVGTIGHVDHGKTTLTAAITTVLSTKFGGEAKGYDQIDAAPEEKARGITINTAHVEYETQNRHYAHVDCPGHADYVKNMITGAAQMDGAILVVSAADGPMPQTREHILLSRQVGVPYIIVFLNKADMVDDAELLELVEMEVRELLSKYDFPGDDTPIVKGSAKLALEGDKGELGEQAILKLAEALDTYIPTPERAVDGTFLMPVEDVFSISGRGTVVTGRIERGVVKVGEEIEIVGIKPTLKTTCTGVEMFRKLLDQGQAGDNVGILLRGTKREEVERGQVLAKPGSITPHTDFDAEVYILSKEEGGRHTPFFNGYRPQFYFRTTDVTGTIELPKDKEMVLPGDNVSMVVKLLAPIAMEEGLRFAIREGGRTVGAGVVAKILK from the coding sequence ATGGCAAAAGGCAAGTTTGAACGTACCAAGCCGCACGTGAACGTGGGTACGATCGGTCACGTGGACCACGGCAAAACGACGTTGACGGCGGCGATCACGACGGTGCTGTCGACGAAGTTCGGTGGCGAAGCCAAGGGCTACGACCAGATCGACGCGGCGCCGGAAGAGAAGGCGCGGGGGATCACGATCAACACGGCGCACGTGGAGTACGAGACGCAGAACCGTCACTACGCGCACGTGGACTGCCCGGGTCACGCGGATTATGTGAAGAACATGATCACGGGCGCGGCGCAGATGGACGGTGCGATCCTGGTGGTGTCGGCCGCTGACGGCCCGATGCCGCAGACGCGCGAACACATTCTGCTGAGCCGCCAGGTTGGCGTGCCGTACATCATCGTGTTCCTGAACAAGGCGGACATGGTGGACGACGCCGAGCTGCTGGAGCTGGTGGAGATGGAAGTGCGCGAGCTGCTGAGCAAGTACGATTTTCCGGGCGATGACACGCCGATCGTCAAGGGTTCGGCCAAGCTGGCGCTGGAAGGCGACAAGGGCGAGCTGGGCGAGCAGGCGATTCTGAAGCTGGCCGAGGCGCTGGACACGTACATTCCGACGCCGGAGCGCGCGGTTGATGGGACGTTCCTGATGCCTGTGGAAGACGTGTTCTCGATCTCGGGCCGTGGCACGGTGGTGACCGGTCGTATCGAGCGTGGCGTGGTCAAGGTTGGCGAGGAAATCGAAATTGTCGGGATCAAGCCGACGCTGAAGACGACCTGCACGGGCGTGGAAATGTTCCGCAAGCTGCTGGACCAGGGCCAGGCCGGTGACAACGTGGGTATTTTGCTGCGCGGGACCAAGCGTGAAGAAGTCGAGCGTGGCCAGGTGCTGGCCAAGCCGGGTTCGATCACGCCGCACACGGACTTTGACGCCGAGGTCTACATTCTGTCCAAGGAAGAAGGCGGCCGTCATACGCCGTTCTTCAACGGCTATCGCCCGCAGTTCTACTTCCGCACGACGGACGTGACGGGGACGATCGAGCTGCCCAAGGACAAGGAAATGGTCCTGCCGGGTGACAACGTGTCGATGGTGGTCAAGCTGCTGGCGCCGATCGCCATGGAAGAAGGCCTGCGCTTCGCGATCCGCGAAGGCGGCCGTACCGTGGGCGCCGGCGTCGTCGCCAAGATCCTCAAGTAA
- a CDS encoding serine/threonine protein kinase — protein MSVSRAFVPEVGHPAPEPFGYRPLAAIAAAAAGGVPQKRIGRVLAELAPGLIAVHQQGKVHGAISVQTVGLDEFGHAHLLVPALYPDHSGAMEPASCFAAAEQFDPEPASACGPWTDVYALSAVACSLISGSPPPHALARRAQDNYVPLAIRRPKGYDEAFLGAVDRGLSMTPAQRPQSIADLYTALGVPYAAEVGVAPLAPSDKAFVPAANDGVRQGGAGMERRRRAAGVLAVVAGVVAVAGVWAWMNGDDAPEDAGSSPIVMASRPSTGPGNPAVPRIGHPAALPVAPAGQGVPGVPAVPVPGTATAPLPGPAPGAGVSAGGMPASPPSGAAPLQEGANGGVAENAPATAPAKPARPVAVTVNLDVRPWGEIFVDGKSRGVSPPLKTLSLPAGRHTVVVRNADLPAYRVVVDLKPGQPLTLRHVFQ, from the coding sequence ATGTCTGTATCCAGGGCGTTCGTGCCTGAGGTCGGCCACCCGGCACCCGAGCCGTTCGGGTACAGGCCTTTGGCCGCGATCGCCGCGGCCGCCGCGGGAGGCGTGCCCCAGAAACGGATCGGACGTGTGCTGGCGGAACTGGCGCCCGGCCTGATCGCCGTGCATCAGCAGGGCAAGGTCCATGGGGCCATCTCCGTGCAGACCGTCGGCCTGGACGAGTTCGGCCATGCCCACCTGCTGGTGCCGGCCCTGTACCCGGATCACTCCGGCGCGATGGAGCCGGCGTCCTGCTTTGCCGCGGCAGAGCAGTTCGATCCGGAGCCGGCAAGCGCCTGCGGCCCGTGGACCGATGTCTATGCGCTGAGCGCAGTCGCCTGCTCGCTGATCAGTGGCTCGCCGCCGCCTCATGCGCTGGCGCGGCGCGCGCAGGACAACTACGTGCCGCTCGCCATCCGCAGGCCGAAGGGCTATGACGAAGCCTTCCTGGGGGCGGTGGACCGCGGCTTGTCCATGACCCCGGCGCAACGTCCGCAATCGATCGCCGACCTGTATACGGCCCTCGGCGTTCCCTATGCGGCCGAGGTCGGCGTGGCGCCCTTGGCGCCCAGCGACAAGGCCTTCGTACCGGCCGCCAATGACGGGGTCCGGCAAGGTGGTGCGGGCATGGAGCGCCGGCGCCGCGCGGCCGGCGTGCTGGCGGTGGTCGCCGGCGTCGTCGCGGTGGCAGGCGTCTGGGCCTGGATGAACGGCGACGATGCGCCCGAGGACGCTGGATCGAGCCCCATCGTGATGGCTTCCCGCCCATCCACGGGGCCGGGCAATCCGGCCGTTCCCCGCATCGGCCACCCGGCCGCGTTGCCGGTGGCCCCGGCTGGCCAGGGCGTGCCGGGCGTTCCCGCCGTCCCCGTGCCTGGTACGGCGACCGCTCCGTTGCCCGGGCCGGCGCCGGGCGCAGGGGTAAGCGCCGGCGGCATGCCGGCGAGTCCCCCTTCCGGCGCCGCACCCCTGCAGGAAGGGGCGAACGGCGGCGTGGCGGAGAATGCGCCGGCGACCGCGCCCGCCAAGCCGGCGCGGCCAGTCGCCGTCACCGTGAACCTCGATGTGCGCCCGTGGGGCGAAATCTTCGTCGACGGCAAATCGCGCGGTGTCAGTCCGCCGTTGAAGACGCTGTCGCTGCCCGCCGGGCGGCACACGGTGGTGGTGCGCAACGCCGACCTGCCGGCGTACCGAGTGGTCGTGGACCTGAAGCCGGGCCAGCCCCTGACCCTGCGGCACGTATTCCAGTAG
- the rplC gene encoding 50S ribosomal protein L3, with protein sequence MSNSTPTPAAYRLGLVGRKVGMTRIFTEDGVSVPVTVLDVSNNRVTQVKSLEADGYAAVQVAYGTRRPSRVAKAQTGHYAKAGVEAGSILKEFRLDPARAAEFAAGSVIGVESLFEVGQQVDVTGTTIGKGFAGTIKRHHFGSQRASHGNSRSHRVPGSIGQAQDPGRIFPGKRMSGHLGDVTRTAQNLDVVRVDAERGLLLVKGAVPGHKGGDVVVRPAIKAPAKKGA encoded by the coding sequence ATGTCGAATTCGACACCCACGCCCGCCGCGTATCGGCTCGGGCTGGTGGGTCGCAAGGTCGGCATGACCCGCATTTTCACCGAAGACGGCGTGTCCGTCCCGGTGACCGTGCTGGACGTGTCCAACAACCGTGTGACCCAGGTCAAGTCTCTGGAAGCCGACGGCTACGCCGCGGTCCAGGTGGCTTACGGCACGCGCCGTCCCTCGCGCGTGGCCAAGGCTCAAACCGGCCACTATGCAAAAGCCGGCGTCGAAGCCGGTAGCATCCTCAAGGAATTCCGTCTCGACCCCGCCCGTGCCGCCGAATTCGCGGCCGGCAGCGTGATCGGCGTGGAAAGCCTGTTCGAAGTCGGCCAGCAGGTCGATGTCACCGGCACCACGATCGGTAAGGGTTTCGCCGGTACGATCAAGCGCCACCACTTCGGTTCGCAGCGTGCTTCGCACGGTAACTCGCGTTCGCACCGCGTGCCTGGCTCCATTGGCCAGGCGCAGGATCCGGGCCGCATCTTCCCGGGTAAGCGCATGTCCGGTCACCTGGGCGACGTCACGCGTACGGCCCAGAACCTGGACGTCGTGCGGGTCGATGCTGAGCGCGGCCTGTTGCTGGTCAAGGGCGCTGTTCCCGGCCACAAGGGCGGGGATGTCGTCGTGCGTCCGGCCATCAAGGCCCCCGCCAAGAAGGGGGCATAA
- the rplV gene encoding 50S ribosomal protein L22: METTAIIRGVHISAQKTRLVADLIRGKSVAQALNILTFSPKKAAGILKKAVESAIANAEHNDGADIDELKITTIYVDKAESLKRFSARAKGRGNRIEKQTCHITVKVGA; this comes from the coding sequence ATGGAAACGACTGCCATTATCCGTGGTGTTCACATCTCGGCTCAGAAGACCCGTCTGGTCGCGGACCTGATCCGCGGCAAGTCGGTGGCGCAAGCCCTGAACATCCTTACCTTCTCCCCGAAGAAGGCCGCCGGCATCCTGAAAAAGGCTGTCGAGTCCGCCATCGCCAACGCCGAGCACAACGACGGTGCCGATATCGACGAGCTGAAGATCACCACGATTTACGTGGACAAAGCCGAGTCGCTGAAGCGCTTCTCCGCTCGCGCCAAGGGCCGCGGCAATCGTATCGAGAAGCAGACTTGCCATATCACGGTCAAGGTCGGCGCCTAA
- the rpsG gene encoding 30S ribosomal protein S7, with translation MPRRREVPKREILPDPKFGSVELAKFMNVVMLDGKKAVAERIVYGALEQVQTKTGKDPIEVFGTAINNIKPIVEVKSRRVGGANYQVPVEVRPVRRLALAMRWLREAAKKRGEKSMDLRLAGELIDASEGRGAAMKKREDTHKMAEANKAFSHFRW, from the coding sequence ATGCCCCGTCGTCGCGAAGTCCCCAAGCGCGAGATACTGCCCGATCCCAAGTTCGGCAGCGTCGAGCTCGCCAAGTTCATGAACGTTGTGATGCTGGACGGCAAGAAGGCCGTCGCCGAGCGCATCGTCTACGGTGCGCTGGAGCAGGTCCAGACCAAGACCGGCAAGGATCCGATCGAAGTCTTTGGTACCGCCATCAACAACATCAAGCCCATCGTCGAAGTGAAGAGCCGCCGTGTCGGCGGCGCGAACTACCAGGTGCCGGTTGAAGTGCGCCCCGTGCGCCGCCTGGCCCTGGCCATGCGCTGGCTGCGCGAAGCCGCCAAGAAGCGTGGCGAAAAGTCGATGGATCTGCGTCTGGCCGGCGAGTTGATCGATGCGTCCGAAGGTCGCGGCGCCGCGATGAAGAAACGTGAAGACACCCACAAGATGGCCGAAGCCAACAAGGCCTTCAGCCACTTCCGCTGGTAA
- the rpsS gene encoding 30S ribosomal protein S19 produces the protein MSRSIKKGPFVDSHLIKKVDTATAVKDKKPIKTWSRRSTILPEFIGLTIAVHNGRQHVPVYINENMVGHKLGEFALTRTFKGHAADKKAKR, from the coding sequence ATGTCACGTTCGATCAAGAAAGGCCCGTTTGTCGATTCGCACCTGATCAAGAAGGTCGATACGGCGACTGCGGTCAAAGACAAGAAGCCGATCAAGACCTGGTCGCGCCGTTCCACGATCCTGCCCGAGTTCATCGGGCTGACGATCGCTGTGCACAACGGCCGTCAGCACGTTCCCGTTTATATCAACGAGAACATGGTCGGTCACAAACTGGGCGAGTTCGCGCTGACCCGTACGTTCAAGGGCCACGCGGCGGACAAAAAGGCCAAGAGGTAA
- the rpsL gene encoding 30S ribosomal protein S12 yields MPTISQLVRKPREVSIVKSKSPALENCPQRRGVCTRVYTTTPKKPNSALRKVAKVRLTNGYEVISYIGGEGHNLQEHSVVLVRGGRVKDLPGVRYHIVRGSLDLQGVKDRKQARSKYGAKRPKKA; encoded by the coding sequence ATGCCTACCATCAGCCAGCTCGTGCGCAAGCCGCGCGAAGTCAGCATCGTGAAGAGCAAGAGCCCCGCGCTCGAAAACTGCCCTCAGCGACGCGGCGTGTGCACCCGTGTGTACACCACCACCCCCAAGAAGCCTAACTCCGCCTTGCGTAAAGTGGCCAAGGTTCGCCTGACCAACGGCTACGAAGTCATTTCGTACATCGGCGGCGAAGGCCACAACCTGCAGGAACACTCTGTCGTGCTGGTGCGCGGCGGCCGTGTGAAGGATCTGCCCGGTGTGCGCTACCACATCGTTCGCGGTTCCCTCGACCTGCAAGGCGTGAAGGATCGCAAGCAGGCTCGTTCGAAGTACGGCGCCAAGCGCCCGAAGAAGGCCTGA
- the rplD gene encoding 50S ribosomal protein L4 yields the protein MELKLLNDQGQAATFSAPDTVFGRDYNEALIHQIVVAFQANARSGNRAQKDRAEVKHSTKKPWRQKGTGRARAGMTSSPLWRGGGRIFPNSPEENFSQKVNKKMYRAGIRSILSQLAREDRIAVVDAFTLDTPKTKLAAAKLKDLGLDSVLIITDSVDENVYLATRNLPHVAVVEPRYADPLSLIHYRKVLITKPAIAQLEEMLG from the coding sequence ATGGAACTCAAGCTCCTGAATGACCAAGGTCAAGCCGCCACGTTCAGCGCGCCCGACACCGTTTTCGGCCGCGACTACAACGAAGCGCTGATCCACCAGATCGTCGTGGCTTTCCAGGCCAATGCCCGTAGCGGCAACCGTGCCCAGAAGGATCGTGCCGAAGTCAAGCACTCCACCAAGAAGCCCTGGCGCCAGAAGGGTACTGGCCGTGCGCGTGCCGGTATGACCTCGTCGCCGCTGTGGCGTGGGGGTGGTCGGATTTTCCCGAACTCGCCCGAAGAGAACTTCAGCCAGAAGGTCAACAAGAAGATGTACCGTGCCGGGATCCGTTCGATCCTGTCGCAGTTGGCCCGCGAAGATCGTATCGCCGTCGTCGACGCCTTCACGCTGGATACGCCCAAGACCAAGCTGGCCGCGGCCAAGCTGAAGGACCTGGGCCTGGATTCGGTGCTGATCATCACCGACAGCGTCGATGAAAATGTTTACCTCGCCACCCGCAACCTGCCGCACGTTGCCGTGGTCGAACCGCGTTATGCCGATCCGCTGTCGTTGATCCACTATCGCAAGGTGTTGATCACCAAGCCGGCCATCGCGCAACTCGAGGAGATGCTGGGATGA
- the rplW gene encoding 50S ribosomal protein L23, producing MNRERLMQVLLAPVVTEKATFVAEKNQQVAFRVVDTATKPEIKAAVELLFNVQVESVQVLNRKGKVKRFGRFMGRRRNERKAYVSLAEGQEIDFAEVK from the coding sequence ATGAACCGCGAACGCTTGATGCAGGTGCTCCTGGCTCCGGTCGTGACCGAAAAGGCCACGTTCGTCGCCGAGAAAAATCAGCAAGTCGCTTTCCGCGTGGTCGACACGGCCACCAAGCCGGAAATCAAGGCTGCCGTCGAACTGCTCTTCAACGTGCAGGTCGAATCCGTGCAGGTCCTCAATCGCAAAGGCAAAGTCAAGCGCTTTGGCCGCTTCATGGGCCGTCGTCGCAACGAGCGCAAGGCCTATGTCTCGCTGGCCGAAGGGCAGGAAATCGACTTTGCGGAGGTGAAGTAA
- the fusA gene encoding elongation factor G codes for MARKTPIERYRNIGISAHIDAGKTTTTERILFYTGVNHKIGEVHDGAATMDWMEQEQERGITITSAATTAFWRGMAGNYPEHRINIIDTPGHVDFTIEVERSMRVLDGACMVYCAVGGVQPQSETVWRQANKYGVPRLAFVNKMDRTGANFFKVYDQLKTRLRANPVPIVIPIGAEDTFTGVVDLVKMKAILWDDASQGTKFDYVDIPAELEASAQEWREKLVESAAESSEELMNKYLEEGELTEEEITQGIRTRTIAGEIQPMLCGTAFKNKGVQRMLDAVIDYLPSPVDIPPVDGQDDDGNAITRKADDGEKFSALAFKLMSDPFVGQLTFVRVYSGVLKSGDTVYNPIKGKKERIGRLLQMHANNREEIKEVLAGDIAAVVGLKEVTTGETLCDVDSPILLERMEFPEPVISQAVEPKSKSDQEKMGLALSRLAQEDPSFRVRTDEESGQTIISGMGELHLEILVDRMKREFGVEANVGKPQVAYRETIRKSCDEAEGKFVKQSGGRGQYGHVVIKLEPLAPGGAGFEFVDAIKGGVVPREYIPAVEKGIVDSLPSGILAGYPVVDVKATLFFGSYHDVDSNENAFRMAASMAFKEGMRRASPVLLEPMMHVEVETPEDYAGTVMGDLSSRRGMVQGMDDIPGGGKVIKAEVPLAEMFGYSTSLRSQTQGRATYTMEFKQYAEAPKNVADEVIAARTK; via the coding sequence ATGGCTCGCAAAACCCCCATCGAGCGCTATCGCAATATCGGCATCTCTGCGCACATCGATGCAGGGAAGACCACCACGACCGAACGCATCCTGTTCTACACCGGCGTCAATCACAAGATTGGCGAAGTCCACGATGGCGCTGCCACCATGGACTGGATGGAACAGGAGCAGGAGCGCGGCATCACGATCACGTCGGCCGCGACGACGGCGTTCTGGCGCGGCATGGCCGGCAATTATCCCGAGCACCGCATCAACATCATCGACACCCCGGGACACGTGGACTTCACCATCGAAGTCGAACGGTCCATGCGCGTGCTCGACGGTGCCTGCATGGTGTACTGCGCGGTGGGTGGTGTGCAGCCGCAATCCGAGACCGTATGGCGCCAGGCCAACAAGTACGGCGTGCCGCGTCTGGCCTTCGTCAACAAGATGGACCGTACCGGCGCGAACTTCTTCAAGGTCTATGACCAGCTGAAGACGCGCCTGCGCGCCAATCCCGTACCCATCGTCATCCCGATCGGCGCCGAGGACACCTTCACGGGTGTGGTCGACCTGGTCAAGATGAAGGCCATCCTGTGGGATGACGCCAGCCAGGGCACGAAGTTCGACTACGTCGACATTCCGGCCGAGCTGGAAGCGTCGGCGCAGGAATGGCGCGAAAAGCTGGTCGAGTCGGCCGCCGAGTCGTCGGAAGAGCTCATGAACAAGTACCTCGAAGAGGGCGAGCTCACCGAGGAAGAAATCACCCAGGGCATCCGCACCCGTACCATCGCCGGCGAAATCCAGCCGATGCTGTGCGGCACGGCGTTCAAGAACAAGGGCGTGCAGCGCATGCTGGACGCCGTCATCGACTACCTGCCTTCCCCGGTGGACATTCCCCCGGTCGACGGGCAGGACGACGATGGCAATGCGATCACCCGCAAGGCCGACGACGGCGAAAAGTTCTCCGCACTGGCATTCAAGCTGATGAGCGACCCGTTCGTCGGGCAGCTGACCTTCGTGCGCGTGTATTCGGGCGTGCTGAAGTCGGGCGATACCGTCTATAACCCCATCAAGGGCAAGAAGGAACGTATCGGCCGCCTGCTGCAGATGCACGCGAACAACCGCGAGGAAATCAAGGAAGTGTTGGCCGGCGACATCGCCGCCGTGGTGGGCCTGAAAGAAGTCACCACCGGCGAAACGCTGTGCGACGTCGATTCCCCCATCCTGCTGGAACGCATGGAGTTCCCCGAGCCCGTGATTTCGCAGGCCGTGGAGCCCAAGTCCAAGAGCGATCAGGAAAAGATGGGCCTGGCGCTGTCGCGCCTGGCCCAGGAAGATCCGTCGTTCCGCGTGCGTACCGACGAAGAGTCCGGCCAGACCATCATTTCCGGCATGGGCGAGCTGCACCTGGAAATCCTGGTCGACCGCATGAAGCGCGAATTCGGCGTGGAAGCCAACGTTGGCAAGCCGCAGGTGGCATACCGCGAAACCATCCGCAAGAGCTGCGACGAAGCCGAAGGCAAGTTCGTCAAGCAGTCCGGCGGTCGTGGCCAGTACGGTCACGTGGTCATCAAGCTGGAGCCGCTGGCCCCGGGCGGCGCGGGCTTCGAGTTCGTGGACGCCATCAAGGGCGGCGTGGTGCCGCGCGAATACATCCCGGCGGTCGAAAAGGGTATCGTCGACAGCCTGCCCTCCGGCATCCTGGCTGGCTACCCGGTGGTGGACGTCAAGGCAACGCTGTTCTTCGGCTCCTACCATGACGTGGACTCGAACGAAAACGCCTTCCGCATGGCCGCTTCGATGGCCTTCAAGGAAGGCATGCGCCGGGCCAGCCCGGTGCTGCTGGAACCGATGATGCACGTCGAAGTCGAAACCCCGGAAGACTATGCCGGCACGGTGATGGGCGACCTGTCGTCCCGTCGCGGGATGGTCCAGGGCATGGACGATATCCCCGGGGGTGGCAAGGTCATCAAGGCCGAAGTTCCGCTGGCCGAGATGTTCGGTTATTCCACCAGCCTGCGGTCGCAGACCCAGGGCCGCGCCACGTACACGATGGAGTTCAAGCAATACGCCGAAGCTCCGAAGAACGTGGCCGACGAGGTCATTGCAGCCCGTACCAAGTAA
- the rplB gene encoding 50S ribosomal protein L2, producing the protein MALVKVKPTSAGRRGMVKVVSPNLHKGAPLASLLEKKKRGSGRNNNGHITVRHRGGGHKQHYRIVDFRRDKDGIPAKVERLEYDPNRTAHLALLCYADGERRYIIAPRGLEVGASLVSGIEAPIRAGNTLPIRNIPVGTTIHCIEMLPGKGAQMARSAGASAVLLAREGTYAQVRLRSGEVRRVHIECRATIGEVGNEEHSLRQIGKAGAMRWRGVRPTVRGVAMNPVDHPHGGGEGRTGEAREPVSPWGTPSKGYKTRRNKRTNNMIVQRRKRK; encoded by the coding sequence ATGGCCCTCGTAAAAGTTAAACCGACCTCCGCGGGCCGCCGCGGCATGGTGAAGGTGGTCAGCCCGAATCTGCACAAGGGCGCCCCCCTGGCCTCGCTGCTCGAAAAGAAGAAGCGTGGTTCCGGCCGCAACAACAACGGCCACATCACCGTCCGCCATCGTGGCGGTGGTCACAAGCAGCACTACCGTATCGTCGACTTCCGTCGCGACAAGGACGGCATCCCGGCCAAGGTCGAGCGCCTGGAATACGACCCCAACCGTACGGCGCACCTGGCACTGTTGTGCTACGCCGACGGCGAACGTCGCTACATCATTGCGCCGCGTGGCCTGGAAGTGGGCGCGTCGCTGGTGTCGGGTATCGAGGCGCCGATCCGCGCCGGCAATACGCTGCCGATCCGCAACATCCCGGTCGGTACGACGATCCACTGCATCGAGATGCTGCCGGGCAAGGGCGCCCAGATGGCGCGCTCGGCCGGTGCGTCGGCCGTGTTGCTGGCTCGTGAAGGCACGTACGCCCAGGTGCGCCTGCGCTCCGGCGAGGTGCGCCGCGTTCACATCGAATGCCGCGCCACGATCGGTGAAGTCGGCAATGAAGAACACAGCCTGCGCCAGATCGGCAAGGCCGGTGCAATGCGTTGGCGCGGTGTCCGCCCGACGGTTCGTGGCGTGGCCATGAACCCGGTCGATCACCCGCACGGTGGTGGTGAAGGCCGCACCGGTGAAGCACGCGAACCGGTCAGCCCTTGGGGCACTCCGTCGAAGGGTTACAAGACCCGTCGCAACAAGCGGACGAACAACATGATCGTCCAACGGCGCAAGCGCAAGTAA
- the rpsC gene encoding 30S ribosomal protein S3, producing the protein MGQKIHPTGFRLAVTRNWSSRWYADDKAFSGMLAEDIRVREYLKKKLKSASVGRVVIERPAKNARITVYSARPGVVIGKRGEDIENLKADLQRLMGVPVHVNIEEIRKPETDAQLIADSISQQLEKRIMFRRAMKRAMQNAMRLGAQGIKIMSSGRLNGIEIARTEWYREGRVPLHTLKANIDYGTSEAHTTYGVIGIKVWVYKGDMLANGELPPETATPREEERRPRRAPRGDRPDGGRPGRPGGRGRGPRKADAAPAPEGE; encoded by the coding sequence ATGGGTCAGAAAATTCACCCCACTGGGTTCCGCCTTGCGGTCACCCGTAACTGGTCCTCGCGTTGGTACGCTGATGACAAGGCCTTCAGCGGTATGCTGGCCGAAGACATCCGTGTTCGCGAGTACCTGAAGAAGAAGCTCAAGAGCGCGTCCGTCGGCCGTGTGGTCATCGAGCGTCCCGCCAAGAATGCCCGCATCACGGTGTACTCGGCGCGTCCGGGCGTGGTCATCGGCAAGCGCGGCGAGGATATCGAAAACCTGAAGGCCGATCTGCAGCGTCTGATGGGCGTGCCCGTGCACGTCAATATCGAGGAAATCCGCAAGCCGGAAACCGACGCGCAACTGATCGCCGATTCGATTTCGCAGCAGCTGGAAAAGCGGATCATGTTCCGCCGCGCCATGAAGCGCGCCATGCAGAACGCCATGCGTCTGGGTGCCCAGGGCATCAAGATCATGAGCTCGGGCCGCCTGAACGGCATCGAAATTGCCCGTACCGAGTGGTATCGCGAAGGCCGTGTGCCGCTGCACACGCTGAAGGCGAACATCGACTACGGCACTTCCGAAGCCCACACCACCTACGGTGTGATCGGCATCAAGGTCTGGGTCTACAAGGGCGATATGCTGGCCAACGGCGAACTGCCGCCCGAGACCGCGACGCCTCGCGAAGAAGAGCGTCGCCCCCGTCGCGCCCCGCGCGGTGACCGTCCTGATGGCGGTCGTCCCGGACGCCCCGGCGGTCGTGGCCGCGGTCCCCGCAAGGCGGATGCAGCCCCGGCGCCTGAAGGAGAATAA